The DNA region CTTAGGAAATTAGGTATTGATAGTATAGCTGAAGTAGAGAATATAGGAAATCTAAGACAGAAATTTTATGCCATGATGTTGATGATTGAGACATTTGATTATGAAGAAGCAACTAATATATACGATGAATTACAACAAATGGAGGGTGCCATAAAAATGTCTCCCTATAACATTGAATATAAGATTTATCAATTATTATATAAAGTTTTTGTTCTAAAAGAAGAATACAGCGTACTAAAATATGAAATAAGCAATATTGACAAAATATATAATTCACTAACAAGTAAATTAAAATATATTTTTTTGTTAGTTTCAGGAAATCTAGTATACAATTATGTAAGACATGATGAAGGTATTAAAATACTGGAAAAAGCTATTGAGATTAAAGAAACTTCTTGGATTAATTATATATTAGGTCGCAATTATTGTTTCAATTATCGACAGATAGAAGGGATTTATAGACTTGAGAAAGCATTAGAAACTTATGAAAGAAATGGCTACTATAAAAATGTTATGTGGTGTCACAATTATATAGGGGTATGTCATTGTTTTCTAAAAAATTATATAAAAGGTGAAAAATATCTTATTTCAGCACTCAACGGAGCAAAATATTTTGATATAAAAAAAATCTATTGGAATATATATACTAATTTATCGTATCTATATGCTAATATAGGTGAATATGAAAAATCAATGTATTATAGCAGAAAAGGAATAAACACCAACAATCATCCGTTACTTCCAGCGTACAACTATGCAGAAGTATGTTATAAATTAAATAGATTGGATGAAGTACAGAAAATATTCAATAAATATCTTACAGAAGAATATAAAGATGATGTTTATTATAATCTGTTGGAATTTCTAGAACTCAGAATATATCATATAGACGAAGAAATATTTTATATAAGGACAAAAGAGATATTAGATTATTATGAAGAAGTTAATAAAATAGATCTAACTATAGATTTGAAGTTAGGATTGATAAATCATCTGGAAAGTAGAAGAAAATATAAGGAAGCTAATAAAATATATAAGAACCTATTAAAAATGTATAATAAGGTTTCATTTATAGAATAAATATATTATTTGATTTTGCATAGCTTAATGGAAAATCTGGATTTAAGTATTGCATTTTTT from Vallitalea longa includes:
- a CDS encoding helix-turn-helix domain-containing protein is translated as MEGTVKVFGKEIEYDFLSGWIKYNRLQKEYSQEALAYGICSKSHLSYFENGKKTLRGEIIEDLLRKLGIDSIAEVENIGNLRQKFYAMMLMIETFDYEEATNIYDELQQMEGAIKMSPYNIEYKIYQLLYKVFVLKEEYSVLKYEISNIDKIYNSLTSKLKYIFLLVSGNLVYNYVRHDEGIKILEKAIEIKETSWINYILGRNYCFNYRQIEGIYRLEKALETYERNGYYKNVMWCHNYIGVCHCFLKNYIKGEKYLISALNGAKYFDIKKIYWNIYTNLSYLYANIGEYEKSMYYSRKGINTNNHPLLPAYNYAEVCYKLNRLDEVQKIFNKYLTEEYKDDVYYNLLEFLELRIYHIDEEIFYIRTKEILDYYEEVNKIDLTIDLKLGLINHLESRRKYKEANKIYKNLLKMYNKVSFIE